GCGCCACGGTCATCGCCGTGGTCTCCACCGAAGAGAAGGCCGCCGTCGCCCGGGCCGCCGGCGCCGACGACGCGGTGCTGGCCGACGGCTTCCTGCCGGCCGTCAAGGAACGCACCGGCGGCCGCGGCGTCGACATCGTCGTGGACCCGGTGGGCGGCGACCGCTTCACCGACTCGCTGCGCAGCCTCGCCCCGAGGGCCGCCTGCTGGTGATCGGCTTCACCGGCGGCGAGATCCCGACCGTCAAGGTCAACCGCCTGCTGCTCAACAACATCTCGGTGGTCGGCGTGGGCTGGGGCGCCTTCTGGCACGGCCGGTCCGAGTTCCTGCGCGAGCAGTGGAACGACCTGCTGCCGCTGCTCTCGGCCGGCCGCCTGGACCCGCCGCTGGGCCGCGAGTACCCGCTGGAGGACGCCGCCGCCGCGGTGGCCGAGCTCGACGAGCGCCGCGCCACCGGCAAGATCCTCGTCAAGCCGCGCCCCTAGCTGACCGCGGGTCTCGACCTGGGCCCGCGCGTCCCGATGCGGCGACCCCGCGCCTGAAAGGGGCGCACGGATCGGGCGGATGGCAGGATGCGCCGGTGGACAGTGTGCTGCCGGCCGCCGAGGCGCTCGGCCGGGCCCGCCGGGTCGTGGTCTTCACCGGTGCCGGGATCTCGGCCGAGAGCGGCGTGCCGACCTTCCGCGACGACCTGACCGGCCTGTGGGCGCGGTTCGACGCCGAGCGGCTCGCCACCCCCGAGGCGTTCCACGCCGACCCCGACCTCGTCTGGGGCTGGTACGAGTGGCGCCGCGCCCGGGCCGCCCGCGCCCGCCCCAATCCCGGACACCTGGCCGTGGCGGCCATCGAGGCCCGGGTGAGCGGCACCGTCGTGGTCACGCAGAACGTCGACGACCTGCACGAGCGGGCCGGCTCTCGCGCCCCGGTGCACCTGCACGGCAGCCTGTTCGCGCCGCGCTGCGTGTCGGCGGCGGCCCATCCCGCGGCGTCCGGTGAGCCGGACGCGGAGCCGGGGGAGGGGCGTCGCGTGCCGCCGCCGCGGTGCGTCCACTGTGGAGCACTCGTCCGGCCGGGCGTGGTGTGGTTCGGCGAGGCGCTGCCGGAGGCCGCCCTGGCCGAAGCCGTCGAGGCGGCCGCCGGCTGCGACGTGTTCCTGAGCGTCGGCACCTCCGGCGTGGTCTACCCGGCGGCCGAGATCCCGCGCGTCGCGGCCCGCGCCGGCGCCTTCGTCGTCCAGGTCAACCCCGCGCCGACGCCGCTGGACCCGGTCTGCGACGTCAACCTGCGCGGCACCGCGGCCCAGGTGCTGCCCCAGCTCGTCGCCGCCGCGTGGGACCCGCCCGGCGGGTGACCGGTCAGGCCGGCTCACCCCGCCCGGGTGACACCCGCCCGTACCGTGGTCCGCGCCGGGTGGCGGTAGCTCAGCCTCCCGTGGAGCTGATCCTCTAGCCTGGCGCCGTGGAGACGCTCGCCTGCGGGCACGTCGCGTACGCCGGCGAGAGCCGCGTGTGCGCGCACATGGTCAACCCCGCCGGGTCGGGCATCGGGGGATACGTCCGGCTGCTGACCGGGCGCGGCCTCGACGCCGACCTCTGCTGCGGCGTCTGCGACGAACGCCGGCAGGACGGTGTGGCGGTCGCGCTGGTCGAGGTGTGCGAAGGGTGCGTCGACAAGTACGCCGACGACGAGTACGGCTACCTCGCCGGCTGGCGGGGTGAGCCGGGCATCGCCGA
This genomic stretch from Phytohabitans houttuyneae harbors:
- a CDS encoding zinc-binding dehydrogenase; its protein translation is MIGFTGGEIPTVKVNRLLLNNISVVGVGWGAFWHGRSEFLREQWNDLLPLLSAGRLDPPLGREYPLEDAAAAVAELDERRATGKILVKPRP
- a CDS encoding SIR2 family NAD-dependent protein deacylase, with the protein product MDSVLPAAEALGRARRVVVFTGAGISAESGVPTFRDDLTGLWARFDAERLATPEAFHADPDLVWGWYEWRRARAARARPNPGHLAVAAIEARVSGTVVVTQNVDDLHERAGSRAPVHLHGSLFAPRCVSAAAHPAASGEPDAEPGEGRRVPPPRCVHCGALVRPGVVWFGEALPEAALAEAVEAAAGCDVFLSVGTSGVVYPAAEIPRVAARAGAFVVQVNPAPTPLDPVCDVNLRGTAAQVLPQLVAAAWDPPGG